The region GTTGACGTGCAGATTGGTCGGATGCATCGCTTGCTGCGTGCGGCCGGCCGATGCCATCAACATGCCGATCTTCGAGAACGCCATCTTGGCCTGCTGGCAGGTATCGTCGCCGCGATCGTACAGGGCGCGGCGCATGTATTGCAGATAGGCGCCGGCGTGGCGCGCCTCGTCTTTGGCGATGGTGCTGTAGATGGCGCGGATCACCGGCTCGGTGTGCCATTGCGCGGCGCAACGGTACCAGTGGTTCAAGCGGATCTCGCCGCAGAAATGCAGCATCAGCGTTTCCAGCGCGGGCGCCCGATCGAATTCGAAACGCACCTTGTGCAGTTCTTCTTCCGTCGGCAGCAGGTCCGGGCAGAAGCGGCGCAGATACTCCATGAGCACCAGCGAATGCTTCTGCTCTTCAAAGAACCACACGGAAATGAAAGCGCTGAAATCGCTGTCGCCGTGGTTGTCGCGCAAAAACATCTCGGTCGCGGGCAAGGCCGCCCACTCCGTGATGGCATTCATCTTGATCGTATTGGCCTGCTCGTCCGACAGCTTGCTCCGATCGAAGTCGTCCCAGGGTATGTCGGTCGACATATTCCAGCGTACGGCTTCCATGGTTTTGAAGAGTTCGGGATAAAGCATGAGATATAGGCCCTGATGATGTTCGAAAATCCCACCCGTCAGGTCGCAGACTGCTTCGAAGCGCAAGTCTCTTCCTCCGGACACGGGCGCGAGGCGCCTGGAATCGGTTTGTAATCGGCCGAACGGGATGTGGATGTGCGTACGACCGACGGGCCCCCAACAGCCCGTAGTCGCCTTTATCGCTCTCGCGTGCGAACGTGTAATGACAGAATTATGTCAGAAACATGACTACCACCTTGATGGTGGCGGCCCGTGATGCTAACGGACGTTGAACCAGATGACCAGCGCCACCCCCACTGCAAGGGCCGCCGCGATGACCGTAAGCAGGCGATTGCCGTGCTCGCGCGCCTGGCGCAAGCGGCCGATTTCCAGCAGCAAAGCCGGTTCGACATTGGGTCGCGACAGGCGTTCATGCAGCAGGCGCGGCAAGGACGGCAGCATCTGCGACCATTGCGCCGCCTCCTTTTCCAGCTGTTTGCGGATGCCGGACAAGCCCATGCGTTCGCGCATCCAGCGCTCCAGGTAAGGCTTGGCGGTCTTCCACAGGTCGAGATTGGGATCGAGCTCGCGCCCCAGCCCTTCGACGTTCAGCAGGGTCTTCTGTAACAGCACCAACTGTGGCTGGATTTCCACATTGAAGCGGCGCGAGGTCTGGAACAGGCGCAGCAACACCTGGCCCAGTGATATTTCCGACAGCGGTCGATCGAAATAAGGCTCGCACACGGCCCGTACGGCCCCCTCCAGCTCTTCTTCGCGGGTGTCGGCGGGTACCCAGCCGGATTCGATGTGGAGCTGCGCCACGCGGCGATAATCGCGCCGGAAGAACGCCAGGAAGTTCTGCGCCAGATAGTTCTTGTCGAACTCGGACAGCGAACCCACGATGCCGAAGTCCAGCGCGATGTAGTGGCCCAGCGTCTGGGGCCGGTC is a window of Bordetella sp. N DNA encoding:
- a CDS encoding ferritin-like domain-containing protein encodes the protein MLYPELFKTMEAVRWNMSTDIPWDDFDRSKLSDEQANTIKMNAITEWAALPATEMFLRDNHGDSDFSAFISVWFFEEQKHSLVLMEYLRRFCPDLLPTEEELHKVRFEFDRAPALETLMLHFCGEIRLNHWYRCAAQWHTEPVIRAIYSTIAKDEARHAGAYLQYMRRALYDRGDDTCQQAKMAFSKIGMLMASAGRTQQAMHPTNLHVNKDMFPNDTVQSKLPDPGWLEHWLDTQIRFDGGWEKKVGDRILHILSKLLDRTFESAKDLNRYRKETIAAMSNKSGLILPPGVDSPGLVGV